The following DNA comes from Cellulomonas soli.
TCCCGGACCGGCGGTAGAGTGCACGTGCGCACGATCCGCCGCCCGGTGACGGGCAGATCCGCGAGGAGCAGCCACAGGTGACCAACCCTGGCACCCACCGTCCAGCCGCCGTCATCGTCCTCGCCGCAGGCGAAGGCACACGAATGCGCTCGTCCACCCCGAAGGTCCTGCACTCGCTCGCGGGGCGGTCCATGCTCGGGCACGCCCTGGCCACCGCGCGTGCGCTGGAGCCGGCGCGGGTCGCGGTCGTGGTCCGGCACGAGCGTGAGCGCGTCGCCGAGCACGCACGCACCCTCGACCCGCAGGTCCTGCTCGTCGACCAGGACGACATCCCCGGCACGGGCCGTGCCGTCCAGGTCGCGATGACCGCGCTGGACGCAGCCGCGCAGGCCGGTGCGGCGAGCGCGGGCGAGGGTCCCGGGGTCGTCGGCTCGGCCGTCGGCGTGGGGCTCGACGGCGCCGTCGTGGTCATCGCCGGTGACGTGCCCCTGCTCGACGCGGGCACGTTGACCGAGCTGCTGGAGGCCCACCACGCCGATGGCAACGCCGTCACGGTGCTGACCACCGACGTGCAGGACCCGACGGGCTACGGCCGCATCCTGCGCGAGTCGGGCTCGGGCGACGTGCTCGGCATCGTCGAGGAGAAGGACGCCGACGACGCCCAGCGCACGATCACCGAGATCAACTCCTCGATCTACGTCTTCGACGCCGGTGTCCTGCGCGGTGCGCTGGGCCGGCTCGACCAGGACAACGCGCAGGGCGAGGTGTACCTGACCGACGTGCTGGCGATCGCGCGCGGCGACGGCGGACACGTGCGGGCGCTGCGCACCGACGACCCGTTCGCGGTCGAGGGCGTCAACGACCGCGTGCAGCTCGCGGTGCTGCGCGCCGAGCTGAACCGGCGGATCCTCGAGGACTGGATGCGGGCGGGCGTCACGGTCGTGGACCCGGCGACCACCTGGGTCGACGTCGACGTCGAGCTCGCGCCCGACGTGACGATCCTCCCCGGGACGCAGCTGCACGGGGCGACGGTCGTCGCCTCGGGTGCCACGATCGGCCCGGACACGACCCTGACCGACGTCGAGGTCGGCCCGGGGGCCACGGTGGTCCGCACGCACGGCTCCCTCGCGGTGATCGGTGCGGACGCGAGCGTCGGCCCGTTCGCCTACCTGCGACCGGGCACGGTGCTCGGCGAGCACGGCAAGATCGGCACGTTCGTCGAGACGAAGAACGCGACGATCGGCACCGGCTCGAAGGTGCCGCACCTGTCCTACGTCGGTGACGCGACGATCGGCGAGCACACCAACATCGGTGCCGCGTCGGTGACCGTCAACTACGACGGGGTGAACAAGCACCGCACGACGATCGGCTCGTACGCCCGCACGGGTGCCGACAACATGTTCGTCGCCCCGGTCACGGTCGGCGACGGCGCGTACACCGGCGCCGGCTCCGTGATCCGTCGCGACGTCCCGGCCGGTGCGCTCGCCGTGAGCGCGAGCCCGCAGCGGTCGATCGAGGGCTGGGTCGCGCGTGCGCGGGCCGGCACCCCGGCGGCCGAGGCCGCAGCCCGGGCCAACGCCAGCCGCGACGAGCAGGAGCTGTCCCCGCAGGCGCGCGCCGAGCGCGAGCGTGCGGCCACCGCGGCCTCGGGGATCCCCGTGACACCGCCTCCCGTGCTGCCGGACCAGCCGGCCCACCTGCCCGACCCCGCCCCCCGGTCTGCCGGGACCGACCCGAAGGACCTCGCCCGATGACCGGGATCGTCTCCAGCGACGGCGAGAAGCGTCTCGTCCTCGTCTCTGGCCGTGCTCACCTCGACCTGGCCGCCGATGTCGCGCGCGAGCTCGACATCGACCTCGTGCCGACGACCGCCTACGACTTCGCCAACGGGGAGATCTACACCCGTTTCGGGGAGTCGGTGCGCGGCTCGGACGCGTTCGTCCTGCAGTCGCACGCCTCGCCGATCAACCAGTGGATCATGGAGCAGCTGCTCATGGTCGACGCCCTCAAGCGGGCGTCCGCGAAGACGATCACCGTGGTCGCGCCGTTCTACGGCTACGCCCGGCAGGACAAGAAGCACCGCGGTCGCGAGCCGATCTCGGCCCGGCTGCTCGCCGACCTGTTCAAGACCGCGGGCGCGGACCGGCTGATGAGCGTGGACCTGCACTCGGCGCAGATCCAGGGCTTCTTCGACGGGCCGGTCGACCACCTGTGGGCGATGCCGATCCTCACGGACTACGTGCGCACCCGGGTCGACGCGTCCAACGTGGCCGTGGTGTCCCCGGACGCGGGCCGCATCCGGGTCGCCGAGCAGTGGGCGGCCAAGCTGGGCGGCAGCCCGCTGGCGTTCGTGCACAAGACCCGGGACATCCGCACCGCGAACAAGTCGGTCGCGAACCGGGTC
Coding sequences within:
- a CDS encoding ribose-phosphate diphosphokinase; the encoded protein is MTGIVSSDGEKRLVLVSGRAHLDLAADVARELDIDLVPTTAYDFANGEIYTRFGESVRGSDAFVLQSHASPINQWIMEQLLMVDALKRASAKTITVVAPFYGYARQDKKHRGREPISARLLADLFKTAGADRLMSVDLHSAQIQGFFDGPVDHLWAMPILTDYVRTRVDASNVAVVSPDAGRIRVAEQWAAKLGGSPLAFVHKTRDIRTANKSVANRVVGEVEGRTCVLVDDLIDTAGTIAGAVRVVMEAGAKDVIVAATHGVLSEPASERLQECGAREIIVTDTLPIAEEVRFPKLTVLSIAPLIARAIREIFDDGSVTSLFDGQS
- the glmU gene encoding bifunctional UDP-N-acetylglucosamine diphosphorylase/glucosamine-1-phosphate N-acetyltransferase GlmU, producing MTNPGTHRPAAVIVLAAGEGTRMRSSTPKVLHSLAGRSMLGHALATARALEPARVAVVVRHERERVAEHARTLDPQVLLVDQDDIPGTGRAVQVAMTALDAAAQAGAASAGEGPGVVGSAVGVGLDGAVVVIAGDVPLLDAGTLTELLEAHHADGNAVTVLTTDVQDPTGYGRILRESGSGDVLGIVEEKDADDAQRTITEINSSIYVFDAGVLRGALGRLDQDNAQGEVYLTDVLAIARGDGGHVRALRTDDPFAVEGVNDRVQLAVLRAELNRRILEDWMRAGVTVVDPATTWVDVDVELAPDVTILPGTQLHGATVVASGATIGPDTTLTDVEVGPGATVVRTHGSLAVIGADASVGPFAYLRPGTVLGEHGKIGTFVETKNATIGTGSKVPHLSYVGDATIGEHTNIGAASVTVNYDGVNKHRTTIGSYARTGADNMFVAPVTVGDGAYTGAGSVIRRDVPAGALAVSASPQRSIEGWVARARAGTPAAEAAARANASRDEQELSPQARAERERAATAASGIPVTPPPVLPDQPAHLPDPAPRSAGTDPKDLAR